The Candidatus Methanoperedens sp. genome has a segment encoding these proteins:
- a CDS encoding 4Fe-4S dicluster domain-containing protein: protein MIKTSELDPNFKYEIANEPGGENIKRCFNCTGCTVGCPVTEIDSVYNPRKIIRKALLGMRNEVLTDDSLWLCASCYICYERCPQDVKITEVMGAIRAIAQREAKAGKLKLNNPKPLFDNLFIDSVKKNGRWYEAGVSGSFMLKTKGLKGALDYAPMGLELFKKGKLSILPHKIKGTDQIKSIFEEVEK, encoded by the coding sequence ATGATCAAAACAAGCGAGCTTGACCCTAATTTCAAATACGAGATCGCAAACGAGCCGGGCGGCGAAAACATCAAGCGCTGTTTTAACTGCACGGGATGCACCGTAGGATGCCCTGTCACCGAGATAGACAGCGTATATAACCCTCGAAAGATCATCAGAAAAGCCCTGCTTGGAATGCGCAATGAAGTGCTGACAGACGACTCTCTCTGGCTGTGCGCTTCCTGCTATATATGTTATGAGCGATGCCCGCAGGATGTGAAAATCACTGAAGTCATGGGAGCTATCCGCGCAATAGCACAGCGCGAGGCAAAAGCCGGGAAGCTCAAGCTTAACAATCCAAAGCCTCTTTTTGATAACCTTTTCATTGATTCGGTAAAGAAGAACGGCAGGTGGTATGAAGCCGGCGTGAGCGGAAGCTTCATGCTAAAGACAAAAGGTCTGAAAGGAGCACTTGATTACGCACCGATGGGGCTTGAATTATTCAAGAAAGGAAAACTCAGCATCCTGCCCCATAAAATCAAAGGCACCGATCAGATAAAGAGCATCTTCGAAGAGGTGGAAAAATGA